From Pararhodobacter zhoushanensis, the proteins below share one genomic window:
- a CDS encoding gene transfer agent family protein produces MANPLAGEVALVLDGQRHRLKLTLGALVELEQALGADSLVALVERFETGRFSARDVMALILAGLHGGGTPVAASALLSAEIEGGPVEASRVAGQLLARAFSAPGAAA; encoded by the coding sequence ATGGCCAATCCGCTGGCGGGCGAGGTGGCGCTGGTTCTGGATGGTCAGCGCCACCGGCTGAAGCTGACGCTGGGCGCGCTGGTCGAGCTTGAGCAGGCGCTGGGCGCGGACAGTCTGGTGGCTTTGGTCGAACGCTTTGAAACGGGTCGGTTTTCGGCGCGCGACGTGATGGCGCTGATCCTGGCTGGATTGCATGGCGGGGGCACGCCTGTGGCGGCCTCGGCCCTGCTGAGTGCCGAGATCGAGGGTGGCCCGGTCGAAGCGTCGCGCGTCGCCGGACAGCTTCTGGCGCGCGCCTTCAGTGCGCCGGGGGCGGCGGCGTGA
- a CDS encoding DUF3168 domain-containing protein, with protein MSYQNAAAVQVALYDLLSGDATLAGLVPGGIFDAPPPATPQGTYVVLGEEDVIDRSDVTGPGAEHRVLVQVVSDAAGFLTSKTAAARIGEILPGSQPSLSSGRVVAIWFHQAQARRAEGAALRRIDLRFRVRVEG; from the coding sequence ATGAGTTATCAAAACGCGGCGGCGGTTCAGGTCGCGCTCTACGACTTGCTCAGCGGCGATGCGACGCTGGCCGGTCTGGTGCCCGGCGGCATCTTCGATGCGCCGCCCCCGGCCACGCCGCAGGGCACCTATGTGGTGCTGGGCGAAGAGGACGTCATCGACCGGTCGGACGTGACCGGACCGGGGGCCGAGCACCGGGTCTTGGTGCAGGTGGTCAGCGACGCGGCGGGGTTTCTGACCTCGAAGACAGCGGCGGCGCGGATCGGTGAGATCCTGCCGGGCAGCCAGCCGAGCCTGAGCAGCGGTCGGGTGGTGGCGATCTGGTTCCATCAGGCGCAGGCGCGCCGGGCCGAAGGGGCCGCATTGCGGCGGATTGATCTGCGCTTTCGCGTGCGGGTCGAGGGTTGA
- a CDS encoding head-tail connector protein → MDLCETSVVDDGDLPVSAFRAHLRLGAGFADEATGDPLLVQYLRAAIAAIETRTGKALMSRDFRLVLPCWRWADAQALPVAPVTAVASVTMIDGDGVPAVVDPARWRLVVDRHRPQLLATGAVLPGVPTNGRVEVDFTAGFGASWDAVPDDLQQAVMLLAAQFYEGRTGGELGSGPVAALVARWIPVRVTAGGIADGVYIDAPDGAGGAEHGARRRGRFLHQLGGARNALGRAARGVGV, encoded by the coding sequence ATGGATCTGTGTGAGACCAGTGTTGTGGACGACGGCGACCTGCCGGTTTCCGCCTTTCGCGCGCATCTGCGGTTGGGCGCGGGCTTTGCCGACGAGGCAACGGGCGACCCGCTGCTGGTGCAATACCTGCGCGCGGCGATCGCAGCGATCGAGACGCGGACCGGCAAGGCTTTGATGAGCCGCGATTTCAGGTTGGTCCTGCCCTGCTGGCGCTGGGCGGATGCGCAGGCCTTGCCCGTGGCGCCGGTGACGGCGGTGGCCTCGGTCACGATGATTGACGGCGACGGTGTGCCTGCGGTGGTCGATCCGGCGCGCTGGCGTCTGGTGGTCGACCGTCACCGTCCGCAACTGCTGGCGACCGGTGCGGTGCTGCCGGGCGTGCCGACGAACGGCCGGGTCGAGGTCGATTTCACCGCCGGGTTCGGCGCGAGCTGGGACGCGGTGCCGGACGACTTGCAACAGGCGGTGATGCTGCTGGCGGCGCAGTTTTATGAGGGGCGCACGGGGGGAGAGCTGGGCTCGGGTCCGGTGGCGGCTCTGGTGGCGCGCTGGATACCCGTGCGGGTGACGGCGGGGGGCATCGCTGATGGGGTATACATTGACGCGCCCGATGGTGCTGGAGGAGCCGAGCACGGTGCCAGACGGCGCGGGCGGTTTCTCCACCAGCTGGGTGGCGCTCGGAACGCTCTGGGCAGAGCTGCGCGCGGGGTCGGGGTCTGA
- a CDS encoding head-tail adaptor protein, with protein sequence MPDGAGGFSTSWVALGTLWAELRAGSGSERRGLIAPEGRMLFRVYLRAASQGSPQRPRPDQRLREGGRIFTILAVSEADPSGAYLVCHAREEVPA encoded by the coding sequence GTGCCAGACGGCGCGGGCGGTTTCTCCACCAGCTGGGTGGCGCTCGGAACGCTCTGGGCAGAGCTGCGCGCGGGGTCGGGGTCTGAGCGGCGCGGGCTGATCGCCCCCGAGGGGCGGATGCTGTTTCGCGTCTATCTGCGTGCCGCGTCGCAGGGCAGCCCGCAGCGCCCGCGCCCGGATCAGCGCCTACGTGAAGGCGGGCGGATTTTCACCATTCTGGCGGTCAGCGAGGCCGATCCGAGCGGGGCCTATCTGGTGTGCCACGCGCGTGAGGAGGTTCCGGCATGA
- a CDS encoding rcc01693 family protein, whose amino-acid sequence MSALDWPGLMRAGMHGLGLRPGEFWALTPAELMIMLGRDETAGSGFTRARLDALLARYPDGPGQGKEAGHGNTGRVERATGRTGSADGVDGGSGGVARFVSGRHGAQPG is encoded by the coding sequence GTGAGCGCTCTCGACTGGCCGGGGCTGATGCGCGCCGGGATGCACGGGCTGGGGCTGCGTCCGGGCGAGTTCTGGGCGCTGACCCCGGCGGAACTGATGATCATGCTGGGCCGCGACGAGACGGCGGGCAGCGGGTTCACCCGCGCCCGGCTGGACGCGCTGCTGGCGCGCTACCCGGACGGTCCGGGACAGGGAAAAGAGGCAGGACATGGCAACACTGGACGAGTTGAACGCGCAACTGGCCGAACTGGAAGCGCGGATGGGGTCGACGGCGGATCTGGTGGGGTCGCTCGATTCGTCTCTGGCCGACATGGGGCGCAGCCTGGGTGA
- a CDS encoding phage tail tape measure protein: MGSTADLVGSLDSSLADMGRSLGDTSREMAGLSRGLGTGVRRAFDGVIFDGLRLSDAMRGLGRSISDALYSAAMRPVQGALGGALSSVVGGLMNSVLPFAKGASFSQGRVMPFAQGGVVSSPVAFPMRGGTGLMGEAGPEAILPLARGADGRLGVRGAGGGRAMSVVINVHTPDVAGFQRSQSQIAAQMQRLLAQGQRNY, encoded by the coding sequence ATGGGGTCGACGGCGGATCTGGTGGGGTCGCTCGATTCGTCTCTGGCCGACATGGGGCGCAGCCTGGGTGACACCAGCCGCGAGATGGCGGGTCTGTCGCGTGGTCTGGGCACGGGGGTGCGGCGGGCGTTTGACGGGGTGATCTTTGACGGCTTGCGCCTGTCGGATGCGATGCGTGGCTTGGGCCGGTCGATCTCTGATGCGCTCTATTCCGCCGCGATGCGCCCGGTGCAGGGCGCGCTGGGCGGGGCATTGTCGTCGGTGGTCGGCGGGCTGATGAACAGCGTGCTGCCCTTTGCCAAGGGCGCCTCGTTCAGTCAGGGCCGGGTGATGCCCTTTGCGCAGGGCGGCGTGGTGTCCTCGCCGGTCGCCTTCCCGATGCGCGGCGGCACCGGCCTGATGGGCGAGGCTGGGCCCGAGGCGATCCTGCCGCTGGCGCGGGGCGCTGACGGTCGGCTGGGCGTGCGCGGGGCCGGTGGCGGGCGGGCAATGAGCGTGGTGATCAACGTGCACACGCCGGATGTCGCCGGGTTCCAGCGCAGCCAAAGCCAGATCGCCGCGCAGATGCAGCGCCTGTTGGCGCAAGGGCAAAGGAATTACTGA
- a CDS encoding DUF2460 domain-containing protein — protein MAFHEIRFPATLSFGSLGGPERRTEIVTLANGFEERNTPWAQARRRYDAGLGLRSLDDVEQLIAFFEARQGMLHGFRWKDWADFKTCRASQAVGPLDQSLGFGDGVSTVFQLSKTYRSGEWASARVIAKPVAGTVRAAIGGTEVGEAVEWSVDTASGQITFASPPGVGAEITIGCEFDVPVRFDTDLVQVSIASFKAGAVPKVPVIEVRQ, from the coding sequence ATGGCTTTTCACGAGATCCGCTTTCCCGCCACGCTGAGCTTTGGCTCGCTGGGCGGTCCTGAACGCCGGACCGAGATCGTCACACTGGCGAACGGGTTCGAGGAACGCAACACGCCCTGGGCCCAGGCGCGGCGGCGCTATGATGCGGGACTGGGGCTGCGCTCGCTGGATGATGTCGAGCAGCTGATCGCGTTCTTCGAGGCGCGTCAGGGCATGCTGCACGGGTTCCGCTGGAAAGACTGGGCGGATTTCAAGACCTGCCGCGCCTCGCAAGCGGTGGGGCCGCTGGACCAGTCGCTGGGTTTTGGCGACGGGGTTTCGACGGTGTTCCAGTTGTCCAAGACCTATCGGTCCGGCGAATGGGCGTCGGCCCGCGTGATCGCCAAGCCGGTGGCGGGGACGGTGCGGGCGGCGATTGGCGGAACGGAAGTGGGTGAGGCGGTGGAGTGGTCGGTCGACACCGCCAGCGGCCAGATCACCTTCGCCTCGCCGCCGGGCGTGGGAGCCGAGATCACCATCGGCTGCGAGTTCGACGTCCCGGTGCGGTTTGACACCGATCTGGTGCAGGTCTCGATCGCCAGTTTCAAGGCGGGCGCGGTTCCCAAGGTGCCCGTGATCGAGGTGCGCCAATGA